In Halobaculum limi, one DNA window encodes the following:
- the hflX gene encoding GTPase HflX, whose amino-acid sequence MAKRVDRGHADLSEVTDLARAAGYEVVASLTQTRDQDPAYHFGEGKADELAALVAREDADVLIIDNEVGPYQTFNIGSKLPEGVEVIDRFTLILDIFGQRAQTRKAQLQVELAELRYELPRAEVKASLAKRDERPGFMGLGEYDESRERDIKSQISRIKDELDAIAETEEKRREQRRESGFDLVALAGYTNAGKSTLLRRLADDLDVEENAERHPDLDSTAESRDQLFTTLGTTTRRANTGKRDVLLTDTVGFISDLPHWLVESFKSTLDSVYHADLVLLVVDASESVEEMREKLVTSHDTLYERNEAPIVTVFNKADRLNDDELRRKREALSALAPNPVCVSGLMGTHIDTLCERVEAELPEWKRERLLLPLSDDAMSLVAWIHDNGHVEREEYDGQQVDIEFEAPPSVVERARSQAAEVERDAAPESVESA is encoded by the coding sequence GTGGCCAAGCGCGTCGACCGCGGTCACGCCGACCTGTCGGAGGTGACCGACCTCGCTCGCGCCGCCGGCTACGAGGTCGTCGCCTCGCTCACACAGACACGCGACCAGGACCCAGCCTACCACTTCGGTGAGGGGAAAGCCGACGAACTCGCGGCGTTGGTCGCCCGCGAGGACGCCGACGTCCTCATCATCGACAACGAGGTCGGCCCGTACCAGACGTTCAACATCGGGTCGAAACTCCCCGAAGGCGTCGAGGTGATCGACCGCTTCACGCTCATTCTCGACATCTTCGGGCAACGGGCACAGACTCGGAAGGCGCAACTCCAAGTCGAACTCGCGGAACTCCGGTACGAACTCCCGCGCGCCGAGGTGAAAGCCAGCCTCGCCAAACGCGACGAGCGACCGGGGTTCATGGGGCTCGGCGAGTACGACGAGTCGCGCGAACGCGACATCAAGTCGCAGATCAGTCGGATCAAAGACGAACTCGACGCTATCGCTGAGACCGAAGAGAAGCGCCGCGAGCAACGGCGCGAATCCGGCTTCGATCTGGTCGCACTCGCGGGGTACACGAACGCCGGGAAGTCGACCCTCCTTCGGCGTCTCGCGGACGACCTCGACGTCGAGGAGAACGCCGAACGCCACCCGGACTTGGACTCGACGGCCGAGTCGCGTGACCAACTGTTCACGACGCTGGGGACCACAACTCGTCGCGCGAACACGGGCAAGCGAGACGTCCTCTTGACGGACACAGTCGGGTTCATCTCGGATCTACCCCACTGGCTGGTGGAGTCGTTCAAGTCGACGCTCGACTCCGTGTACCACGCGGATTTGGTCTTGCTCGTCGTCGACGCCAGCGAGTCCGTCGAGGAGATGCGCGAGAAACTCGTCACCTCCCACGACACGCTGTACGAACGCAACGAGGCACCGATCGTCACGGTGTTCAACAAGGCCGACCGCCTGAACGACGACGAACTCCGGCGCAAGCGGGAGGCGTTGTCGGCGCTCGCGCCAAACCCCGTCTGCGTCTCCGGGTTGATGGGGACGCACATCGACACGCTGTGTGAGCGTGTCGAGGCGGAACTCCCGGAGTGGAAGCGTGAACGACTCTTGTTGCCCCTGTCCGACGACGCGATGAGTCTCGTCGCGTGGATTCACGACAACGGCCACGTCGAACGTGAGGAGTACGACGGCCAGCAGGTCGATATCGAGTTCGAGGCACCGCCGTCGGTCGTCGAACGGGCACGGTCGCAGGCCGCCGAGGTCGAACGCGACGCCGCACCCGAATCCGTCGAGTCGGCCTAG
- a CDS encoding inositol monophosphatase family protein, whose product MDDASDADTSDCDRFETCVDAAESGGRVALDSFRSDLVVEAKGDDPLDAVTAVDRAVQDHVFSVIGDRYPDDAVVGEEDDALKSVPESGVAWVVDPIDGTVNYVGGNRVWMTSVAVCRDGDPVAAANYAPAVDDLYVASDGAATRNGEPITVSETTDPAAFTINPLFGVSRPHRRELAGVVETILDEFGDLRRFGCAQAALSGVAAGELDATVSTVELNDWDTAAGVHILRQAGGRATDISGERWRPGSEGLIASNDEAHEELVAAFDAT is encoded by the coding sequence ATGGACGACGCCTCGGACGCCGACACGAGCGACTGCGACCGCTTCGAGACCTGCGTCGACGCCGCCGAATCCGGCGGCCGTGTCGCACTCGACTCCTTCCGTTCGGATCTGGTGGTGGAAGCGAAGGGCGACGACCCACTGGACGCGGTGACGGCGGTGGATCGGGCAGTGCAAGACCACGTCTTCTCGGTGATCGGAGACCGCTATCCCGACGACGCGGTCGTCGGCGAGGAAGACGACGCGCTGAAATCCGTCCCCGAGTCGGGCGTCGCGTGGGTCGTCGACCCAATCGACGGGACAGTCAACTACGTCGGCGGCAACAGGGTGTGGATGACGAGCGTCGCCGTCTGTCGCGACGGCGACCCGGTCGCAGCGGCGAACTACGCGCCAGCGGTCGACGACCTGTACGTCGCGAGCGACGGAGCGGCGACCCGAAACGGCGAGCCAATCACGGTCAGTGAGACGACCGATCCGGCCGCGTTCACGATCAATCCGCTGTTCGGCGTCTCACGCCCCCACCGACGCGAACTCGCTGGCGTCGTGGAGACGATACTCGACGAGTTCGGTGATCTCCGGCGGTTCGGCTGTGCACAGGCGGCGCTGTCGGGCGTCGCGGCGGGCGAACTCGACGCCACGGTGTCGACGGTCGAACTCAACGACTGGGACACCGCGGCAGGCGTTCACATCCTCAGACAGGCAGGCGGCCGAGCGACGGACATATCCGGCGAGCGCTGGCGACCCGGTTCGGAGGGGCTGATCGCTTCAAACGACGAGGCACACGAGGAACTGGTCGCGGCGTTCGACGCGACCTAA
- the trxA gene encoding thioredoxin: MSSQTPAGEPIHVESEEQFRELTSEGIVLVDYYADWCGPCKMLEPTVKELAAEEEDLTVLKVDVDQFQGLASEAGVRGIPALQFFEGGEEAERLVGVQEKSDLLRVVESLR, from the coding sequence ATGAGCAGTCAGACTCCAGCAGGGGAGCCAATTCACGTCGAGAGCGAAGAGCAGTTCCGCGAGTTGACCAGCGAAGGCATCGTCCTCGTGGACTACTACGCCGACTGGTGCGGGCCGTGCAAGATGCTGGAGCCGACGGTGAAGGAACTCGCCGCCGAGGAGGAGGACCTCACCGTGCTGAAGGTCGACGTCGACCAGTTCCAGGGCCTCGCGAGCGAAGCCGGCGTCCGCGGTATCCCGGCGCTGCAGTTCTTCGAGGGCGGCGAGGAGGCCGAACGCCTCGTCGGCGTCCAGGAGAAATCCGACCTCCTCCGCGTCGTCGAGTCGCTTCGGTAA
- a CDS encoding 2,5-diamino-6-(ribosylamino)-4(3H)-pyrimidinone 5'-phosphate reductase: MYVHVNAAVSVDGKLSSRRREQVRISGDADFDRVDRIRAAADAVLVGVGTVLADDPHLTLDEEDRRVQRLRAGRSGNPARVVADSRARTPTDARILDDEATTYLLVSDRADPDRLDELREAGAEVLAVGGDDGRVDFGVAFDALESEGVERTMVEGGGEVIFSLFDADLVDELTLYVGSLVIGGREAPTLADGEGFVDDFPRLNLVDVERVDDGVLLSYER, from the coding sequence GTGTACGTCCACGTCAACGCCGCCGTCTCCGTCGACGGCAAACTCTCCTCACGACGTCGCGAGCAAGTCCGTATCAGCGGCGACGCCGACTTCGACCGCGTCGACCGGATTCGCGCGGCCGCCGACGCCGTCCTCGTGGGCGTCGGCACTGTCCTCGCGGACGACCCGCACCTCACGCTCGACGAGGAGGACCGCCGCGTACAACGACTTCGCGCGGGTCGGTCCGGCAATCCCGCCCGCGTCGTCGCCGACTCTCGCGCCCGGACGCCGACGGACGCGCGGATTCTCGACGACGAAGCGACCACCTACCTCCTCGTGAGCGACCGCGCCGACCCCGACCGACTCGACGAACTCCGCGAGGCTGGCGCGGAGGTGCTTGCCGTCGGCGGCGACGATGGTCGCGTCGACTTCGGGGTGGCGTTCGACGCCCTCGAATCGGAGGGCGTCGAGCGAACGATGGTCGAGGGCGGCGGCGAGGTCATCTTCTCGCTGTTTGACGCCGACCTCGTCGACGAACTCACGCTGTACGTCGGATCGCTCGTGATCGGCGGCCGCGAGGCCCCCACGCTCGCGGACGGCGAGGGGTTCGTCGACGACTTCCCCCGCCTCAACCTCGTCGACGTGGAGCGCGTCGACGACGGCGTCCTCCTCTCGTACGAACGTTGA
- a CDS encoding uS10/mL48 family ribosomal protein: MTFVTKLRFQSGDRAALDDTVNGIREMLERKGAECKGPHTEPAERVTVPLYEGLSSGDTLGEWSFDVFARRLEIHGNDHIAREVGHMDFPDSVHVEIELEQKKPLGYRQN; encoded by the coding sequence ATGACCTTCGTAACTAAACTCCGATTCCAGAGCGGCGACCGGGCCGCACTGGACGACACGGTGAACGGAATCCGGGAGATGCTCGAACGAAAGGGAGCCGAGTGCAAGGGTCCCCACACCGAACCCGCCGAACGGGTGACCGTCCCGCTGTACGAGGGTCTCTCCTCGGGCGACACGCTCGGCGAGTGGTCGTTCGACGTGTTCGCACGCCGACTGGAGATCCACGGCAACGATCATATCGCCCGTGAGGTCGGCCACATGGACTTCCCCGACTCCGTCCACGTCGAGATCGAACTCGAACAGAAGAAGCCGCTCGGCTACCGTCAGAACTGA
- a CDS encoding bis(5'-nucleosyl)-tetraphosphatase produces the protein MPVEATSAGAILFRDTRGRREYLLLKSRPGDWEFPKGGVEGEEELQQTAIREVTEEAGVEDFRLIDGFRKEYDYVFEAGGNTIHKTVHLFIAHSFEASAELSTEHRDLQWRDYEQALNTITQDGPRDILREAHDYLDELQATDADGYMLNTGD, from the coding sequence ATGCCGGTCGAAGCGACTAGCGCTGGAGCCATCCTCTTCCGCGACACCCGCGGTCGCAGGGAGTACTTACTCCTGAAGAGCCGACCCGGGGACTGGGAGTTCCCGAAAGGCGGGGTCGAGGGCGAAGAGGAACTTCAGCAGACGGCGATCAGAGAAGTGACCGAGGAGGCAGGAGTCGAAGACTTCCGCCTCATCGACGGCTTCCGCAAGGAGTACGACTACGTGTTCGAGGCGGGCGGCAACACCATCCACAAGACGGTGCACCTGTTCATCGCTCACTCGTTCGAAGCCTCCGCGGAACTGTCGACCGAACACCGTGACCTGCAGTGGCGCGACTACGAGCAAGCGCTCAACACCATCACGCAGGACGGCCCCCGCGACATCCTCCGCGAGGCACACGACTACCTCGACGAGTTGCAGGCGACCGACGCCGACGGCTACATGCTCAACACCGGAGACTGA
- a CDS encoding DUF5787 family protein produces the protein MFPGAGDSEFAFELLVSRWAELAWHPSDGARPVVVARQLGTRERRWDTVVLEVDPEAFAVRRRFGDRGLDSDLLRIVQSAPAEFAWYRDAVDDPGFPWRYVREAVHRAAARDLVEKRSGQNGRIEFRRVREYPDWVERIVAIENKPDLDASAAAALADQLQYDVESGLADEVWVATAATGERVSPALLEDIPVEVGVLEFDFAAGVDADTAEVVWHPTTLDSDPENRTRRLLAERGYGKGWRSFTETMRPDCRHFELRREGRALVPYCAAKERVPTAAECKGSCGEFSPEPPTWRTGGWPVEGGPGKGIRALLERRRERERECASRETQSSKQR, from the coding sequence GTGTTTCCGGGTGCTGGCGACAGCGAGTTCGCGTTCGAACTCCTCGTGAGTCGGTGGGCCGAACTCGCGTGGCATCCGAGCGACGGCGCTCGCCCGGTCGTCGTCGCGCGCCAACTCGGCACCCGCGAGCGCCGGTGGGACACGGTCGTCCTCGAAGTCGACCCCGAGGCGTTCGCCGTGCGACGACGGTTCGGCGACCGTGGCCTCGACTCGGACCTACTACGGATCGTTCAGAGCGCACCGGCCGAGTTCGCGTGGTACCGCGACGCCGTCGACGACCCCGGGTTCCCGTGGCGCTATGTCCGCGAGGCCGTCCACCGCGCGGCCGCCCGTGACCTCGTCGAGAAACGGAGCGGGCAAAACGGCCGCATCGAGTTCCGGCGCGTGCGCGAGTACCCCGACTGGGTCGAGCGTATCGTCGCCATCGAGAACAAGCCCGACTTGGACGCCAGCGCGGCCGCGGCGCTCGCGGACCAACTGCAGTACGACGTCGAGTCGGGGCTCGCGGACGAGGTGTGGGTCGCAACTGCCGCGACAGGTGAGCGCGTCTCGCCCGCGTTGCTGGAGGATATCCCCGTTGAGGTCGGGGTGTTAGAGTTCGACTTCGCCGCCGGCGTCGACGCCGACACCGCCGAGGTGGTGTGGCATCCGACGACGCTCGATTCCGACCCCGAGAACCGAACGCGGCGACTGCTCGCCGAACGCGGCTACGGGAAGGGGTGGCGCTCGTTCACCGAGACGATGCGCCCGGACTGCCGCCACTTCGAACTTCGACGCGAGGGGCGGGCGCTCGTCCCGTACTGCGCGGCCAAAGAGCGCGTGCCGACGGCCGCCGAGTGTAAGGGGAGTTGTGGCGAGTTCTCACCGGAACCGCCGACGTGGCGAACCGGCGGATGGCCCGTCGAGGGAGGGCCTGGAAAGGGGATTCGGGCGCTGTTGGAACGGCGGCGAGAACGGGAGCGGGAGTGTGCGAGCAGAGAGACCCAATCGTCGAAGCAGCGGTGA
- a CDS encoding DUF5797 family protein — protein MSDLTDEELERLGDVVRLQPTKNSELGERWGMDSGSDVHGYLEGHLKDYYYRDDNSLIRATAEAAELTGVEPGVVDDEDDPNAVPERITVPELHAQVFRVVADHDERSESVVSVLNKVREEFGVDPEAGDVRRALQSLRRKNVVEVIYRTVPTFKLAVPREEVEVVSEAEA, from the coding sequence ATGAGCGACCTCACCGACGAGGAACTGGAGCGCCTCGGCGACGTCGTGCGCCTCCAGCCGACGAAGAACAGCGAACTCGGTGAGCGGTGGGGAATGGACAGCGGGAGCGACGTCCACGGCTACCTCGAAGGCCACCTGAAGGACTACTACTACCGCGACGACAACAGCCTCATCCGCGCGACCGCGGAGGCCGCCGAGTTGACTGGTGTCGAACCCGGCGTCGTCGACGACGAGGACGACCCCAACGCCGTCCCCGAACGAATCACGGTGCCGGAACTCCACGCGCAGGTGTTCCGCGTCGTCGCCGACCACGACGAGCGCTCGGAGTCGGTCGTCTCCGTGTTGAACAAGGTGCGCGAGGAGTTCGGCGTCGACCCCGAGGCGGGCGACGTGCGTCGCGCCCTCCAGAGCCTCCGTCGAAAGAACGTCGTCGAGGTCATCTACCGGACGGTGCCGACGTTCAAACTCGCCGTCCCTCGTGAGGAGGTCGAGGTCGTCTCCGAAGCCGAGGCGTAA
- a CDS encoding dimethylarginine dimethylaminohydrolase family protein, which translates to MSTIAHRVYDDRTPLTLDRSDLPSRPDHETVLLVSPTHFAVRYRINPYMGGRVVPGRALDQWMNVRRAYERYANRVRIVDPDEIWPASDGAVPDVPVSLLPDLVFAANLAVPTADGGGVVLAQMATDERAGEPQHFQRWALDDGYEVESLSTTAAFEGTGDAIWHPGRRLLWGGYGVRTERAAYDELAALLDTPVVTLELSDPHYYHLDVCFAPLTEDTALIVPEAFTAAGRARIDALFDRVIEVPEHEATGGLACNCHCVDDDHVLLASGNPETERRLQAAGFTPVPLDTGEFQKAGGSVCCLSLLLG; encoded by the coding sequence ATGTCGACGATCGCACATCGCGTGTACGACGATCGAACCCCGCTGACGCTCGACCGCTCGGACCTCCCGTCGCGCCCCGACCACGAGACGGTCCTCCTCGTGTCGCCGACGCACTTCGCGGTCCGCTACCGCATCAACCCGTACATGGGGGGGCGCGTCGTTCCGGGGCGGGCGCTCGACCAGTGGATGAACGTCCGGCGGGCGTACGAACGGTACGCCAACCGAGTGCGCATCGTCGACCCCGACGAGATTTGGCCCGCGAGCGACGGCGCCGTGCCGGACGTACCGGTATCCCTGCTCCCGGATCTGGTGTTCGCCGCGAACCTCGCCGTCCCGACGGCCGACGGCGGGGGCGTCGTCCTCGCGCAGATGGCGACCGACGAACGCGCTGGCGAGCCACAGCACTTCCAGCGGTGGGCGCTCGACGACGGCTACGAGGTGGAGTCGCTGTCGACCACCGCCGCGTTCGAGGGCACCGGCGACGCCATCTGGCACCCCGGCCGGCGACTGCTGTGGGGTGGGTACGGCGTGCGGACCGAGCGGGCGGCGTACGACGAACTCGCGGCGCTACTCGACACGCCAGTCGTCACGCTGGAACTGTCCGACCCCCACTACTACCACCTCGACGTCTGTTTCGCGCCGTTGACCGAGGACACAGCGCTCATCGTTCCCGAGGCGTTCACGGCCGCCGGGCGTGCGCGCATCGACGCCCTGTTCGACCGCGTCATCGAGGTGCCCGAACACGAAGCGACCGGCGGCCTCGCGTGCAACTGCCACTGCGTCGACGACGACCACGTCCTCCTCGCGAGCGGCAACCCCGAGACGGAGCGTCGGCTTCAGGCGGCAGGCTTCACGCCAGTTCCGCTCGACACCGGCGAGTTCCAGAAGGCCGGTGGGTCGGTGTGCTGTCTGTCGTTACTCCTCGGGTGA
- a CDS encoding enoyl-CoA hydratase/isomerase family protein, whose product MTDWETIRYEVDDEVATVTVDRPDKLNSLNVATLEALQDAIAQAEDDDVRALVLTGAGEKAFIAGADISYMKDLDTPEAQAYAELGHDVARSLETFPAPTIAAVNGYAFGGGCELALACDLRVAAENAVFGQTEIDLGIVPGWGGTQRLPRLVNDEVARRLILFGDRIDATDAHEYGMVGEVVAHDQLDARIDDLTADLAAQPKFAVAAAKEAINAAHETSLESGLTYEKRVFSGLFGTHDQREGMDAFVNKRDPEFE is encoded by the coding sequence ATGACGGACTGGGAGACGATCCGATACGAGGTGGACGACGAGGTGGCGACGGTCACGGTCGACCGACCGGACAAACTCAACTCGCTGAACGTCGCGACGCTCGAAGCTCTGCAGGACGCCATCGCACAGGCCGAGGACGACGACGTTCGAGCGCTCGTGCTCACGGGCGCGGGCGAGAAGGCGTTCATCGCCGGCGCGGACATCAGTTATATGAAAGACCTCGACACGCCGGAGGCGCAGGCGTACGCCGAACTCGGTCACGACGTGGCGCGGTCGCTGGAGACGTTCCCGGCCCCCACCATCGCGGCGGTGAACGGCTACGCGTTCGGCGGCGGCTGTGAACTCGCGCTGGCGTGTGACCTGCGCGTGGCCGCAGAGAACGCCGTCTTCGGGCAGACCGAGATTGACTTGGGTATCGTTCCGGGGTGGGGCGGCACCCAACGGCTTCCGCGCCTCGTCAACGACGAGGTGGCCCGCAGACTCATCCTGTTCGGCGACCGCATCGACGCAACCGACGCCCACGAGTACGGGATGGTCGGCGAGGTGGTCGCCCACGACCAACTCGATGCTCGAATCGACGACCTCACCGCCGACTTGGCCGCCCAGCCGAAGTTCGCGGTCGCCGCGGCGAAAGAGGCTATCAACGCGGCCCACGAGACGAGTCTCGAATCCGGCCTCACCTACGAGAAGCGCGTGTTCTCGGGGCTGTTCGGGACGCACGACCAGCGTGAGGGGATGGATGCGTTCGTGAACAAGCGCGATCCCGAGTTCGAGTAG